A single region of the Streptomyces vilmorinianum genome encodes:
- a CDS encoding helix-turn-helix transcriptional regulator — MTDTPARLLNLLSLLQTPREWPGSELAERLSVSARTIRRDIDRLRALGYPVEATMGAVGGYRLVAGTAMPPLLLDDEEAVAIAVGLRAGAGHAIEGVEEASVRALAKLEQVLPSRLRHRVSTLQNATIPLTRGDGATVAPSTLTALAGAVTGQERLRFGYRAGDGTESKRQVEPYRLVSTGRRWYLVAYDLGRDDWRTFRVDRVSDPFATGARFAPRELPAGGAAEYMTRSMSRAQPELDLDVTFDAPADFVTARLPAHLAPTATSDSTCRLRTRTSDSTEWLALRLALVDAPFTIHGPDALITYVRDLAGRLTGATA; from the coding sequence ATGACGGATACTCCGGCACGACTCCTGAATCTGCTCTCGCTGCTCCAGACGCCGCGCGAATGGCCGGGCAGCGAGCTGGCCGAGCGGCTCTCGGTCTCCGCGCGCACGATCCGCCGCGACATCGACCGGCTGCGGGCCCTCGGCTACCCGGTCGAGGCGACGATGGGCGCGGTCGGCGGGTACCGCCTGGTCGCCGGTACGGCCATGCCGCCGCTGCTCCTCGACGACGAGGAGGCGGTCGCGATCGCGGTCGGGCTGCGGGCGGGGGCGGGGCACGCGATCGAGGGCGTGGAGGAGGCCTCGGTACGGGCGCTGGCGAAGCTGGAGCAGGTGCTGCCGTCCCGGCTGCGGCACCGGGTCTCCACGCTGCAGAACGCGACGATCCCGCTGACGCGGGGGGACGGGGCGACGGTCGCGCCGTCGACCCTGACGGCGCTCGCGGGCGCGGTGACGGGCCAGGAGCGGCTGCGCTTCGGCTACCGCGCGGGGGACGGGACGGAGTCGAAGCGCCAGGTCGAGCCGTACCGGCTCGTGTCGACGGGGCGGCGGTGGTACCTGGTGGCGTACGACCTGGGCCGTGACGACTGGCGCACGTTCCGGGTCGACCGGGTCTCGGACCCGTTCGCCACGGGGGCCCGTTTCGCACCGCGCGAGCTGCCGGCGGGCGGGGCGGCCGAGTACATGACGCGCTCGATGTCCCGCGCCCAGCCCGAGCTGGACCTGGACGTCACCTTCGACGCCCCCGCCGACTTCGTGACCGCCCGCCTCCCGGCCCACCTGGCCCCGACGGCGACGAGCGACTCCACCTGCAGGCTGCGCACGCGCACGTCCGACTCCACGGAGTGGCTCGCCCTCCGCCTGGCCCTGGTCGACGCGCCGTTCACGATCCACGGCCCCGATGCCCTGATCACGTACGTACGG
- the pfkB gene encoding 1-phosphofructokinase: MILTVTPNPSLDRTYEVPALERGEVLRASGERVDPGGKGVNVSRAVAAAGHRTVAVVPLGGAPGALVAQLLAGQDIEVAPVPVAGHTRSNIAIAEPDGTLTKVNAPGPELTPEESEAILASVGAYSPAADWIACCGSLPRGLAPEWYAELVTRAHGAGARIALDTSGPSLLAALAARPDVVKPNAEELAEAVGRPLATVGDAVKAAGELRDLGAGTVLASLGADGQLLVSEAGTWFGTARVDTVRSNVGAGDASLAGFLAAGGEGPQALAAAVAHGAAAVQLPGSEMPTPGDLNPSAVTVTDDVPLDRELSEQGSPR, encoded by the coding sequence ATGATCCTCACCGTCACCCCCAACCCGTCGCTGGACCGGACGTACGAGGTCCCGGCCCTGGAGCGCGGCGAGGTGCTGCGCGCCTCCGGCGAACGCGTGGACCCGGGCGGAAAGGGCGTCAACGTCTCCCGGGCCGTGGCCGCCGCCGGACACCGCACGGTCGCCGTCGTGCCGCTGGGCGGCGCGCCCGGCGCGCTGGTCGCCCAGCTCCTCGCCGGACAGGACATCGAGGTCGCGCCGGTACCGGTCGCGGGGCACACCCGCTCCAACATCGCGATCGCCGAACCGGACGGGACGCTGACGAAGGTGAACGCGCCGGGACCGGAGCTGACGCCCGAGGAGTCCGAGGCCATCCTCGCCTCCGTCGGCGCGTACTCCCCGGCGGCGGACTGGATCGCCTGCTGCGGCAGCCTGCCGCGCGGCCTCGCCCCCGAGTGGTACGCCGAACTGGTCACCCGCGCGCACGGCGCGGGCGCCCGGATCGCCCTCGACACCTCGGGCCCCTCCCTCCTGGCGGCCCTCGCGGCCCGTCCGGACGTCGTCAAGCCGAACGCCGAGGAGCTCGCGGAGGCCGTGGGCCGGCCGCTGGCGACGGTCGGCGACGCGGTGAAGGCGGCGGGGGAGCTGCGGGACCTGGGGGCGGGGACGGTCCTGGCGAGCCTGGGCGCGGACGGCCAACTGCTGGTGTCGGAGGCGGGCACCTGGTTCGGCACGGCGCGTGTCGACACCGTCCGCTCCAACGTCGGCGCCGGTGACGCGTCGCTGGCCGGATTCCTCGCGGCGGGCGGCGAAGGCCCCCAGGCGCTGGCGGCCGCGGTCGCGCACGGCGCCGCTGCGGTCCAGCTGCCCGGCAGCGAGATGCCCACGCCGGGCGATCTGAACCCGTCGGCGGTCACCGTGACCGACGACGTACCCCTCGACCGAGAACTCAGC
- a CDS encoding MFS transporter, protein MSSHDAAAGAADKRRWIALAIVMTAAFMDLVDATIVNIAIPSIERGLGATFGAIQWITAGYALAFAAGLITGGRLGDIYGRKRLFLFGTAGFTLASALCGLAANPEMLVASRLLQGAAAAMMVPQVLSIIHVTFPAHERGKVFGMFGAIIGLGAVSGPLLGALLTQWNIAGLEWRPIFLINLPVGIAGLILGRKFITESKAPKALRLDLVGVLLVTLALLMLIYPLTRGRELDWPLWGHLCMAGSLVVFGALVAYEKYKTKKDGSPLVELSLFKVKSFAAGIAVQLTFGVVMGIFFLVWTLYMQVGLGWSPLKAGLTGVPFSIAVSTAAGLSVQKLVPRFGRKVLQAGALTMAAGVLLYMWEAGRYGTSIHSWQMILPLVVMGLGMGLIVAPLTDAVLSDVPREHAGSASGLINTTGQMGNALGLGLVSVVFFGVIDEERLEKVPAEVGAAFTDAFQNALGWAVAVLAGIFLVMFALPAKPKQHVEGADDAEDADDASAVEKEPLLTH, encoded by the coding sequence ATGAGTTCACACGACGCCGCCGCCGGAGCCGCGGACAAGAGGCGCTGGATCGCCCTCGCCATCGTCATGACCGCCGCCTTCATGGACCTGGTCGACGCCACGATCGTCAACATCGCGATTCCCAGCATCGAGCGGGGCCTCGGCGCCACGTTCGGCGCCATCCAGTGGATCACCGCCGGGTACGCCCTCGCGTTCGCCGCCGGCCTGATCACCGGCGGACGTCTCGGTGACATCTACGGCCGCAAGCGGCTGTTCCTCTTCGGCACCGCCGGCTTCACCCTCGCCTCCGCGCTCTGCGGCCTCGCCGCCAACCCGGAGATGCTGGTCGCCTCCCGCCTCCTCCAGGGCGCGGCGGCGGCGATGATGGTGCCGCAGGTGCTGTCGATCATCCACGTCACCTTCCCCGCGCACGAGCGCGGCAAGGTCTTCGGCATGTTCGGCGCGATCATCGGCCTGGGCGCGGTCTCCGGCCCGCTGCTCGGCGCGCTGCTCACGCAGTGGAACATCGCCGGCCTGGAGTGGCGGCCGATCTTCCTCATCAACCTGCCGGTCGGCATCGCGGGCCTGATCCTGGGCCGGAAGTTCATCACCGAGTCCAAGGCCCCGAAGGCGCTCCGCCTCGACCTGGTCGGCGTGCTGCTCGTGACGCTGGCGCTGCTGATGCTCATCTACCCGCTGACGCGCGGCCGCGAGCTGGACTGGCCGCTCTGGGGCCACCTGTGCATGGCCGGCAGCCTCGTCGTCTTCGGCGCCCTCGTCGCGTACGAGAAGTACAAGACGAAGAAGGACGGCTCCCCGTTGGTCGAGCTGTCGCTGTTCAAGGTGAAGAGTTTCGCGGCGGGCATCGCGGTGCAGCTGACCTTCGGTGTCGTGATGGGCATCTTCTTCCTGGTCTGGACGCTGTACATGCAGGTCGGTCTCGGCTGGAGCCCGCTGAAGGCGGGTCTGACGGGCGTGCCGTTCTCGATCGCGGTCTCGACGGCGGCCGGTCTGTCGGTGCAGAAGCTGGTGCCGCGCTTCGGCCGGAAGGTGCTGCAGGCGGGCGCGCTGACGATGGCGGCGGGCGTGCTGCTCTACATGTGGGAGGCCGGGCGGTACGGGACCTCCATCCACTCCTGGCAGATGATCCTGCCCCTCGTGGTCATGGGCCTGGGCATGGGGCTCATCGTGGCCCCGCTGACGGACGCGGTCCTCTCGGACGTGCCGCGGGAGCACGCCGGTTCGGCGTCGGGTCTCATCAACACGACCGGGCAGATGGGCAACGCGCTCGGGCTCGGGCTCGTGTCGGTCGTCTTCTTCGGCGTGATCGACGAGGAGCGTCTCGAGAAGGTTCCGGCCGAGGTGGGGGCGGCGTTCACGGACGCGTTCCAGAACGCGCTGGGGTGGGCGGTGGCGGTGCTCGCCGGGATCTTCCTGGTGATGTTCGCGCTGCCGGCGAAGCCGAAGCAGCACGTGGAGGGCGCGGACGACGCGGAGGACGCGGACGACGCGTCGGCCGTCGAGAAGGAGCCGCTGCTGACGCACTGA
- a CDS encoding DeoR/GlpR family DNA-binding transcription regulator translates to MYAPERQQEILRLARESGRVDVLSLAEEFQVTAETVRRDLKALDRAGLVRRVHGGAIPAGRLDFEPDLAERESTAADEKDRIVQAALAELPDEGSVVLDAGTTVARLAAGFPLECALTVVTHALPAAARLADHPGIDLHLVGGRVRHRTRAAVDAWALRAYGEIRADVAFLGANGFSPDHGLTTPDLAEAAVKRAVIASARRVVLLADSAKHGQEHFARFGDLTDVDLLITDNGLSPEDAAAIEAAGTEVVRT, encoded by the coding sequence ATGTACGCACCCGAGCGCCAGCAAGAGATCCTGCGGCTCGCCCGCGAGAGCGGACGCGTCGACGTCCTCTCCCTCGCCGAGGAGTTCCAGGTCACCGCCGAGACCGTACGGCGCGACCTCAAGGCCCTCGACCGGGCCGGACTCGTACGCCGGGTCCACGGCGGGGCGATACCCGCCGGGCGGCTCGACTTCGAGCCCGACCTCGCCGAGCGCGAGTCCACCGCCGCCGACGAGAAGGACCGGATCGTCCAGGCGGCCCTCGCCGAACTCCCCGACGAGGGAAGCGTCGTCCTCGACGCCGGCACGACCGTCGCCCGGCTCGCCGCCGGGTTCCCCCTCGAGTGCGCGCTCACCGTCGTCACCCACGCCCTGCCCGCCGCCGCCCGCCTCGCCGACCACCCCGGCATCGACCTCCACCTGGTCGGCGGCCGCGTCCGGCACCGTACCCGCGCCGCCGTCGACGCCTGGGCGCTGCGCGCGTACGGGGAGATCCGCGCCGACGTCGCCTTCCTCGGCGCCAACGGCTTCTCGCCCGACCACGGTCTCACCACCCCCGACCTCGCCGAGGCCGCCGTCAAGCGGGCCGTGATCGCCTCCGCCCGCCGGGTCGTGCTCCTCGCCGACTCGGCCAAGCACGGCCAGGAGCACTTCGCCCGCTTCGGCGACCTCACCGATGTCGATCTGCTCATCACCGACAACGGGCTCAGCCCCGAGGACGCCGCGGCGATCGAGGCCGCGGGAACGGAAGTCGTACGCACATGA